The following nucleotide sequence is from Nitrospira sp..
CATATTGGTTGCGCATCCATCGATCGGCGCAGATAAATGCGCATGTGCCATTCGGCTTCAATTGTCGAAGAGCCGCTTCGAAAAATGCGACATAGAGATCGGCACGCCCGCGCATCGTCGGATAGGCATTGCGGTAAACGGAGGCTATTTCTTCAGGAATGTCTTCGAGGCGTACGTATGGAGGGTTCCCAATAATGAAATCAGCCTGTTGGTGCGAGGTTTCCAGAAGGTAATCACGAGTGAAGACCCATGTATCGGCTAGGTAGCTGGCCAATGACAGTTGGGCCCCATGGCGCACGAGAATATTGCGGATCAGGGCGCGAGAGCGAGCCGCGCTTGTCTCATTCAGCTCGTAAGCGGCCAACGATGTCCGACATTCCGACAGCGGCCGCCCAAGATTCCGGCAGGACTGTAGCAAGCGTTCGACCATGGGGCCGAGAAATGCCCCATCACCGCAAGCCGGTTCGATTGCCAGCGTATCTACCAGGTTCTGATCCGAGCAATAGCCGCTCAAATTGAGGAGTAGTTCGACGACCCAACGTTTCGTATAGACCACGCCTTTGGACCCGATGACGGCAGCAGAAGCAGGCTGGTGGAGAGGCGCAATGAGCTGGAGTTGAATGCCCTGCGTTGTGGCTGCTGGCCTGAGTTGGTTATGTGCCACTTGGGCCTCGTGGTTTTTTTGAGGTCTTGGGGAAGGAAGCCAGCGATATTAGCTTGTCTGCATTGATCGATCAATACTGGCTGGTTTTAGGCGCCCTTCTCGAATCCCTTTCCCTCGCATCAATGGGCTCGATGGACTACAATCCGTCCCATGCCGATCTGTCGCATGGCCGTCACCATCGAACCGAGGAGCGTTGCCGATGTCGAAGCCGGAACCGGCCGGAGGGCCGACCCCAGAACTGTTCTTCCAAACCGCCAATGCCTATCAACGGTCCCAGGCGCTGAAAGCAGCCGTTGAGCTAGACCTCTTCACCGCAGTCGGGCTCGGCCATGACGATCCGGACGCGTTGGCTGAACGCTGCAAGGCGGCGCCGCGCGGGATGCGGATTCTCGCGGACTACCTGACTATCCAGGGTTTCCTCACCAAGGAAGGCACGCGCTACAAGCTGACGCCCGATTCGGCGGTCTTCCTGGATCGGCGGTCACCCGCCTATATGGGAACAGTGCTGGGCTTTCTGCATGCGCCGAAATTCACCCAAGCCTTTGAGAATCTGACGGGGGCCGTGCGCAAGGGCGGCACGGTGGCGGGGGAGGCGGGGACGGTCAGTCCCGAACATCCGCTGTGGGTGGATTTCGCGCGCAGCATGATGCCGATGATGGCCAAACCGGCGGAAGAGATCGGCATCTTCGTTCGGCAGACGCAGCCCGGCGTGAAGAAGGTGCTGGACATCGCGGCGGGGCACGGCCTGTTCGGCGTGGAGATCGGCGCGCGTTGTCCCGAGGCGGAGATCGTCGCGCTGGATTGGCCGAACGTGCTGACCGTGGCCCAGGAGCTGGCGGACAAGACCGGTCTTCAGTCCCGCTACCGACTCCTGCCGGGGGACGCGTTTCAGGTGGAGTTCGGCACCGGATACGATCTCGTGCTGCTCACGAATTTCTTGCACCACTTTTCACCCGCGGCCTGCGGCA
It contains:
- a CDS encoding methyltransferase domain-containing protein → MSKPEPAGGPTPELFFQTANAYQRSQALKAAVELDLFTAVGLGHDDPDALAERCKAAPRGMRILADYLTIQGFLTKEGTRYKLTPDSAVFLDRRSPAYMGTVLGFLHAPKFTQAFENLTGAVRKGGTVAGEAGTVSPEHPLWVDFARSMMPMMAKPAEEIGIFVRQTQPGVKKVLDIAAGHGLFGVEIGARCPEAEIVALDWPNVLTVAQELADKTGLQSRYRLLPGDAFQVEFGTGYDLVLLTNFLHHFSPAACGTLLKKIHGALAPGGRVMTLEFVPNEDRVTPPPVAEFSLIMLATTPEGDAYTFREYERMFAEAGFARTERHPVAGSIEQVLVSYRN